Proteins from a single region of Procambarus clarkii isolate CNS0578487 chromosome 32, FALCON_Pclarkii_2.0, whole genome shotgun sequence:
- the LOC123759323 gene encoding bifunctional purine biosynthesis protein ATIC codes for MASVTKLALLSVSDKTGLVELAKGLTTAGLKLVASGGTATKLKDAGLQVSEVAEVTGAAEMLGGRVKTLHPTIHGGILARDTAADLADLKARNIDIIQVVVCNLYPFVKTIGKAGVTVEEAVENIDIGGVTLLRAAAKNHSRVTVVCDPLDYDLVIEELKTGDTLPETRQKLALKAFTHTAQYDDHISDYFRKTYSAGVSQLPLRYGMNPHQKPAQVFTQDAKLPLTTVNGSPGFINLCDALNAWQLVKELRAALDLPAAASFKHVSPAGAAVANPLDETEMKVCMVDDLEDLTPLATAYARARGADRMSSFGDFVALSDECDLLTAKIISREVSDGVVAPGYSAEALALLKKKKGGNYCILQMDPAYEGSLQERRTIFGLTLEQGRNDALITPELLGNIVSKNKKLTEEATRDLIVATIAVKYTQSNSVCYAKNGQVVGIGAGQQSRIHCTRLAGDKTNNWWLRHHPRVLGMKFKDGVKRAEKSNAIDNFVSGTVGKDMPESQFAAVLEEVPAPLTQEEKDLWAKKLSGVALSSDAFFPFRDNVDRAKQSGVDYIISPSGSTNDNIVVEACDEHSMTLVHTNLRLFHH; via the exons GTGTCTGAAGTAGCTGAAGTAACTGGAGCAGCAGAGATGTTGGGAGGACGTGTAAAGACGCTTCATCCCACCATCCATGGTGGCATCCTTGCCAGAGACACTGCAGCTGACCTTGCCGATCTTAAGGCCAGAAATATTGACATCATCCAG GTTGTAGTGTGTAACCTCTACCCATTTGTGAAGACAATCGGCAAAGCGGGTGTTACTGTGGAAGAGGCGGTAGAGAACATTGACATAGGTGGCGTAACACTCCTCCGTGCTGCTGCCAAGAATCATAGTCGTGTCACTGTTGTCTGTGATCCTCTGGATTATGACTTGGTTATAGAAGAACTGAAAACTGGAGACACTTTACCTGAAACGAG GCAAAAGTTGGCACTAAAGGCATTTACCCACACTGCCCAGTATGATGATCACATCAGTGACTACTTTAGAAAAACCTACTCTGCCGGAGTGTCACAATTGCCTCTTCGCTATGGCATGAACCCACACCAAAAGCCTGCTCAAGTCTTTACTCAAGATGCTAAGCTTCCTctaacaa CTGTAAATGGATCCCCTGGCTTCATAAACCTCTGTGATGCTCTAAATGCCTGGCAGTTAGTCAAAGAACTTCGTGCTGCCCTTGACCTACCTGCTGCCGCTTCATTCAAGCATGTATCTCCCGCTGGGGCTGCTGTAGCTAATCCCCTAGATGAGACAGAG ATGAAGGTATGCATGGTGGATGACCTAGAAGACCTGACACCCCTGGCGACTGCTTATGCTAGGGCCAGAGGAGCCGATCGTATGTCTTCGTTTGGAGATTTTGTGGCTCTTTCGGATGAATGTGATCTTCTTACGGCAAAGATTATATCTAGGGAG GTGTCAGATGGTGTTGTTGCTCCTGGGTACTCGGCTGAGGCCTTGGCACTTTTAAAGAAGAAAAAAGGTGGAAACTACTGTATCTTGCAG ATGGATCCTGCATATGAGGGAAGTCTTCAAGAGCGTCGTACCATATTTGGTCTGACtctggagcaagggaggaatgacGCTTTAATAACGCCCGAGCTTCTTGGTAACATTGTATCTAAAAACAAAAAG CTGACTGAAGAAGCCACTCGTGATCTCATCGTTGCAACCATTGCAGTAAAGTACACACAGTCCAACTCTGTTTGCTATGCTAAAAATGGGCAGGTGGTAGGAATTGGTGCAGGTCAGCAATCTCGTATTCATTGCACAAGACTTGCAGGAGACAAGACCAACAACTG GTGGTTACGTCATCATCCTCGTGTGTTGGGCATGAAGTTTAAGGATGGAGTGAAGAGAGCAGAAAAGTCTAATGCCATTGACAACTTTGTCTCTGGTACTGTGG GGAAAGATATGCCGGAGTCCCAGTTTGCAGCTGTGCTTGAAGAAGTTCCGGCTCCCCTTACACAAGAAGAAAAAGATTTGTGGGCAAAGAAATTGAGTGGTGTTGCACTGTCTTCAGATGCTTTCTTCCCATTTAGAGATAATGTTGATAGAGCAAAACAG AGTGGTGTAGATTACATCATCAGTCCATCAGGATCTACCAATGACAACATTGTGGTAGAGGCGTGTGATGAACACTCGATGACTCTTGTACATACAAACCTCCGCCTTTTCCATCATTAG